A stretch of the Leopardus geoffroyi isolate Oge1 chromosome B2, O.geoffroyi_Oge1_pat1.0, whole genome shotgun sequence genome encodes the following:
- the MRAP2 gene encoding melanocortin-2 receptor accessory protein 2 isoform X2, which yields MNSFVSDFGRPLEPDKVFSRQGNEESRSLFHCYINEVEHLDRAKACHQTTALDSCVQLQEAIRSNGQPEEELNRLMKFDIPNFVNTDQNSSFGEDDLLISEPPIVLENKPVSQTSHKDLD from the coding sequence ATGAATAGCTTTGTGTCAGACTTCGGAAGACCGCTGGAGCCAGATAAGGTGTTTTCTCGACAGGGCAATGAGGAATCCAGGTCTCTCTTTCATTGCTACATCAACGAAGTGGAACACTTGGATAGGGCTAAAGCTTGTCACCAGACCACAGCCCTTGACAGCTGTGTTCAACTGCAGGAAGCCATTAGAAGCAACGGGCAGCCAGAGGAGGAGTTGAACAGGCTCATGAAGTTTGACATCCCCAACTTCGTGAACACAGACCAGAACTCCTCCTTTGGGGAGGATGATCTTCTGATTTCAGAACCACCTATTGTTCTAGAAAATAAGCCAGTTTCCCAGACCTCACACAAAGACCTGGATTGA